A single Pedobacter sp. PACM 27299 DNA region contains:
- a CDS encoding Gfo/Idh/MocA family protein, which translates to MNRRHFCANGLVGLAGLTLMPEALFANAKDKIRLGYIGVGLRGRNHISEGLLRSDVEITAICDTQESSLKYCRAQFVKAGKKLPAEYTGGIDAYKKLLDRKDIDAVIIATPWEFHKDQAINAMRAGKYVGCEVIAGITVADHWEILKAYEETNIPYMTLENVSYRRDVLAVLNMVRNNVFGELVHLEGGYQHDLRPVLFNDGVNFNGKGGEFGPHTIGEAQWRTQWNADRNGDIYPTHGAGPIMNYININCGNQFTNLVSFASKSKGLHRYIEKVSPGNKNLSVNFKNGDLITTMLNCANGETVTLTHDTHLPRPYSLGFRVQGTEGLWMDVADSIYVEGKSGTYDEWDKAKTWLDKYDHPLWKKYEHLAEGAGHGGMDWFVFNAFVESVKQKRQTPIDIYDSLTMSVITPLSEQSLKEGNMPQKFPDFTKGKWQDAKPKFALNDSGF; encoded by the coding sequence ATGAACAGAAGACATTTTTGTGCCAATGGATTAGTAGGATTGGCAGGGCTGACTTTGATGCCAGAGGCATTATTTGCAAATGCAAAAGACAAGATCCGCTTAGGTTATATTGGGGTGGGTTTAAGAGGTCGAAATCACATCAGTGAGGGGCTCCTTCGTTCTGATGTGGAGATCACCGCCATTTGCGACACTCAGGAAAGCTCCTTGAAATATTGTCGCGCGCAGTTTGTGAAAGCAGGGAAGAAATTGCCTGCTGAATATACCGGAGGGATTGATGCTTACAAGAAATTACTGGATCGTAAAGATATCGATGCAGTCATCATTGCGACACCATGGGAGTTCCATAAGGACCAGGCGATCAATGCCATGAGGGCTGGAAAATATGTGGGCTGTGAGGTAATTGCAGGCATTACCGTGGCAGACCATTGGGAAATCTTAAAGGCATATGAGGAAACAAATATCCCTTACATGACACTCGAAAACGTCTCTTATCGCAGGGATGTGCTTGCGGTATTAAATATGGTCAGGAACAATGTTTTCGGCGAACTGGTTCACCTGGAAGGCGGATATCAGCATGACCTGAGACCTGTTCTGTTTAATGATGGCGTAAATTTTAATGGCAAAGGCGGAGAATTTGGTCCTCATACTATTGGTGAGGCACAATGGCGGACACAATGGAATGCCGATCGGAACGGGGATATTTATCCTACCCATGGTGCTGGCCCAATTATGAATTACATCAATATCAACTGTGGCAATCAGTTTACAAACCTGGTTTCTTTTGCTTCAAAATCCAAGGGCTTGCACCGTTATATTGAGAAGGTATCTCCAGGAAATAAGAACCTCTCTGTGAACTTTAAAAATGGAGATTTGATTACGACCATGTTAAACTGTGCAAATGGAGAAACGGTGACCTTAACACATGACACGCATTTGCCAAGACCTTACTCCTTGGGATTCAGGGTGCAGGGAACTGAAGGTTTGTGGATGGATGTTGCGGATTCTATTTATGTAGAAGGGAAGTCCGGAACCTATGACGAATGGGATAAAGCGAAGACATGGCTGGATAAATACGACCATCCGCTATGGAAAAAGTACGAACATCTGGCCGAAGGTGCAGGTCATGGCGGAATGGACTGGTTTGTATTCAATGCTTTTGTGGAGTCGGTGAAACAGAAAAGACAAACCCCTATAGATATCTATGATTCCTTGACTATGAGTGTCATTACACCGCTATCCGAGCAATCTCTGAAAGAAGGGAATATGCCGCAGAAGTTTCCTGATTTTACCAAAGGAAAGTGGCAGGATGCCAAGCCAAAATTTGCACTAAATGACAGTGGTTTTTAG
- a CDS encoding glycoside hydrolase family 31 protein, translating to MIKVFKIYLLFNFLFCVWALPLYAQTSLTIKAGEQWFGGAVNEAHLMPFKEGYSLDMYGDTRGNQAVPLLVSTKGRFIWSETPFKFSFEKNQLLISHTKSMVTIDSAGKNLKEAFGNASKRFFPAKNKLPDTLLFSKPQYNTWIELVYNQNQQDILNYARAIIDNGFPPGVLMIDDNWADYYGRFDFRADRFTDAAAMVDTLHQLGFKVMLWMSPFVSPDTEVFRELMAKKLLILDNGGVPGNTWAKAEKAAIIPWWNGYSSVLDFSNPEAKIWFLSRLEHMVSTYHLDGFKFDAGDAEFYPPNALAFKSVSPNEHSRLWGEIGLSYPLNEYRAMWKMGGEALVQRLRDKKHNWEDLQKLIPHLLTAGLLGYQFTCPDMIGGGEYGSFIGKDKLDEQLVVRSAQCSALMPMMQFSAAPWRVLSKSNLAAVKKAVDIRAKYTPYLMEVAKNAAATGEPITRSMEYEFPDQGFAEVKGQFMLGSKYLVAPMLAAVGKKAVYLPKGNWKDDQGKKLKGPLTMIMEVALDRLPIFERINH from the coding sequence ATGATCAAGGTCTTTAAAATATATTTGTTATTCAATTTTTTGTTTTGCGTATGGGCTTTGCCGCTTTATGCGCAAACCAGTCTGACGATTAAAGCCGGAGAGCAGTGGTTTGGCGGTGCGGTAAATGAAGCCCATCTGATGCCCTTTAAAGAGGGCTATAGTCTGGATATGTACGGCGATACCCGTGGAAATCAGGCGGTACCACTACTAGTGTCTACTAAAGGGAGGTTCATTTGGAGTGAAACACCATTTAAGTTCAGCTTCGAGAAAAACCAACTGCTGATCAGTCATACGAAAAGTATGGTCACTATTGATTCCGCAGGTAAAAATCTGAAAGAAGCATTTGGCAATGCCTCAAAGCGATTCTTTCCTGCGAAAAATAAACTGCCCGATACCTTGCTATTTAGCAAACCTCAATACAATACCTGGATAGAGCTGGTTTATAACCAAAACCAACAGGACATCTTAAATTATGCCAGGGCGATCATAGATAATGGTTTTCCGCCGGGTGTATTGATGATTGATGACAACTGGGCGGATTATTATGGCCGGTTCGATTTTAGGGCAGACCGGTTTACAGACGCAGCGGCGATGGTAGATACCCTGCACCAATTAGGTTTTAAAGTGATGCTTTGGATGAGCCCGTTTGTATCGCCGGATACGGAAGTTTTCAGGGAATTAATGGCCAAAAAACTACTGATTTTAGACAATGGGGGGGTGCCCGGTAACACCTGGGCTAAAGCAGAGAAAGCCGCGATCATTCCCTGGTGGAATGGCTATAGTTCGGTTCTTGATTTCAGCAATCCTGAAGCAAAGATATGGTTCCTCAGCCGACTGGAACATATGGTAAGTACCTATCACCTGGATGGCTTTAAGTTTGATGCCGGGGATGCTGAATTTTATCCGCCTAATGCTTTGGCCTTTAAAAGTGTAAGCCCAAATGAGCACAGCAGACTTTGGGGCGAAATCGGTTTGTCCTATCCGCTGAATGAGTACCGCGCGATGTGGAAGATGGGGGGCGAAGCCCTGGTACAACGCTTACGCGATAAAAAACACAATTGGGAAGACCTCCAAAAACTCATACCGCACCTTTTGACCGCTGGTTTATTAGGTTATCAGTTTACTTGTCCGGATATGATCGGGGGTGGAGAGTATGGTTCGTTCATAGGAAAAGATAAACTGGATGAACAACTCGTGGTGCGATCTGCACAGTGCTCGGCATTAATGCCAATGATGCAATTTTCTGCAGCGCCCTGGCGTGTGCTTTCAAAATCAAACCTGGCGGCAGTTAAAAAAGCGGTAGATATCAGGGCAAAGTACACACCATACCTGATGGAAGTGGCAAAGAATGCAGCTGCAACCGGCGAACCCATTACCCGCAGTATGGAGTATGAATTCCCTGATCAGGGTTTTGCTGAGGTAAAAGGACAATTCATGCTGGGCAGCAAGTACCTGGTGGCGCCGATGCTCGCTGCTGTTGGTAAAAAGGCTGTTTACCTGCCAAAAGGTAACTGGAAGGACGATCAGGGCAAAAAGCTAAAAGGCCCGTTAACCATGATCATGGAGGTAGCCCTGGATCGGCTGCCCATATTTGAACGTATTAACCACTGA
- a CDS encoding DUF4832 domain-containing protein — protein MIKKNIWYALSICLAVMVLFVSCKNQEDSLVNIEKVNLSYAESTEDFPNPERGFYRYSEVNSSNYEVLSAEELKGYRSPQSIQSANYKVSSTLVFRYYILDDVVSTAISASFISNIKKDFEAARTAGVKLIPRFVYTATAKPGNCPEGFICPLYGDAPKAIILNHITQLKPVLRENADVIACVQLGFIGTWGEQYYSDFFGDASSNGGQGNKLLDNNWRDRIEVIKALLDAVPADRMIQLRYPQIKQRYIYGINSLITSAALTESNAFNQSDIARLGFHNDCFMASVNDFGTYEDYGNSSTPRTSDGTVINTLKDYFKADSKFVVVGGETCSDDYSPANDCEPAGKIQAELASLHYSFINAHYNNAVNNDWQDGGCMDNIKRNLGYRFVLQTAALPDNAVKGTVMNITLNLKNVGYASPYNKRPLKLVLRNTASGEVKSFGLSADVRKWYSGVVTVTEGVPIPADFPAGDYEMLIQLPDAYASIAARPEFSIRLANANVWEAATGYNKLNHTVKIN, from the coding sequence ATGATCAAAAAAAATATATGGTATGCCCTCAGCATTTGTCTGGCGGTAATGGTGCTATTTGTTTCCTGTAAAAATCAGGAAGATAGCCTGGTTAATATTGAGAAGGTAAACTTAAGTTATGCGGAAAGTACGGAAGATTTCCCGAATCCGGAGCGTGGCTTCTACCGATATTCTGAAGTAAATTCCAGTAACTATGAAGTATTGTCGGCAGAAGAACTGAAAGGATACCGCTCCCCTCAATCTATCCAAAGTGCAAATTACAAGGTGTCCAGTACGCTGGTTTTCAGGTATTATATTCTGGATGATGTAGTCAGTACCGCCATATCAGCCTCCTTTATTTCCAATATTAAAAAGGATTTTGAGGCAGCAAGAACAGCGGGTGTTAAGCTGATCCCTCGTTTTGTCTATACTGCTACAGCTAAGCCTGGGAACTGTCCGGAAGGTTTCATCTGTCCATTATATGGTGATGCACCTAAAGCAATCATTCTGAATCATATCACACAGCTAAAACCAGTTCTGCGCGAAAATGCGGATGTAATTGCCTGTGTGCAGCTGGGTTTTATCGGAACCTGGGGGGAGCAATACTACAGCGATTTCTTCGGCGATGCCTCCAGCAATGGTGGACAGGGCAATAAACTGCTGGACAACAACTGGAGAGACCGGATTGAAGTGATCAAAGCCCTGCTTGACGCCGTACCTGCCGACAGGATGATCCAGCTACGTTACCCACAGATTAAGCAGCGTTATATTTATGGCATTAATTCTCTGATTACCTCAGCAGCGCTAACAGAGAGCAATGCTTTTAATCAAAGTGATATCGCGCGTTTGGGCTTCCATAACGATTGTTTTATGGCAAGTGTTAACGATTTTGGTACTTACGAAGATTACGGCAACAGTTCAACGCCACGCACATCCGATGGAACGGTCATCAACACTTTGAAGGATTACTTTAAAGCCGACAGCAAATTTGTAGTTGTGGGCGGGGAAACCTGTTCTGACGACTATAGCCCTGCTAACGATTGCGAGCCTGCTGGCAAAATACAGGCAGAATTGGCATCGCTGCATTACAGTTTTATTAATGCCCATTATAACAATGCCGTTAATAACGATTGGCAGGACGGGGGCTGTATGGATAATATTAAACGTAATCTGGGTTATCGCTTCGTATTGCAAACTGCTGCACTGCCCGATAATGCGGTAAAAGGAACGGTAATGAACATCACTCTGAACCTTAAGAATGTGGGTTATGCATCGCCATATAACAAACGTCCCTTGAAACTGGTACTGCGCAATACTGCAAGTGGCGAGGTTAAATCCTTCGGGCTCTCCGCAGATGTCAGGAAATGGTACTCTGGAGTGGTAACGGTTACTGAAGGTGTTCCGATTCCTGCTGATTTTCCGGCAGGTGATTATGAGATGCTGATTCAACTGCCAGATGCTTATGCCAGCATTGCGGCAAGGCCGGAGTTCAGTATCCGTCTGGCAAATGCGAATGTTTGGGAGGCCGCTACAGGTTACAATAAACTGAACCATACCGTAAAAATTAACTAA
- a CDS encoding acyltransferase family protein, giving the protein MEKILTADQSAKGRLVSLDVMRGMIMILLCAESCRVYEAIMQIDPEQPMGGLITQFFHHPWHGLRFWDLVQPAFMFMAGAAMYISYSRKLEKGQSWGDNLPHILIRSLKLFICGVALHCIYADKPVWELWNVLTQLSFTMIIAYLIINRSSTWQLLFSICLLLLTEVLYRGLLMPGFDQPFAEGKNFGSYADTLLMGKINSDGWVAINCIPTAAHTIWGVLAGKLLISGNTASYKIKTLVIMGIIALIFGFSLDLSGITPIIKRISTSSFVLVSGGWVLLILAAVYWLVDVKNNVKYAWIFTVVGMNAIFIYLFFETVGVQWLNGKVAIFSGDLLHLFLNVPLNVAAVVSALTVLLVEWVLCYWLYQRNIFFKL; this is encoded by the coding sequence ATGGAAAAGATTTTAACTGCTGATCAGTCAGCTAAGGGGCGTTTAGTGTCTTTAGATGTGATGCGAGGGATGATTATGATCCTGCTTTGTGCAGAGAGTTGCAGAGTTTATGAAGCAATCATGCAAATTGATCCTGAACAGCCCATGGGTGGCTTGATCACCCAGTTTTTTCATCACCCATGGCATGGGCTGCGCTTTTGGGATTTGGTTCAACCGGCCTTTATGTTTATGGCAGGAGCCGCAATGTATATTTCTTACAGCCGTAAATTGGAAAAAGGACAAAGCTGGGGCGATAACCTGCCGCATATCCTGATTCGTAGCTTAAAGCTTTTTATCTGCGGGGTAGCCTTACATTGCATTTATGCAGATAAGCCCGTTTGGGAGCTTTGGAATGTGCTGACGCAATTGTCGTTCACGATGATCATTGCTTACCTGATCATCAACAGGTCTTCTACCTGGCAGTTGCTCTTTTCCATTTGCCTGCTGCTGCTTACTGAAGTTTTGTATCGCGGTTTGCTGATGCCTGGTTTCGACCAGCCTTTTGCGGAAGGGAAGAATTTTGGGTCTTATGCAGATACTTTGCTGATGGGTAAAATCAACAGTGATGGTTGGGTAGCGATCAATTGCATCCCAACTGCGGCGCATACCATTTGGGGGGTGCTGGCAGGTAAATTACTGATCTCCGGTAATACTGCCAGCTACAAAATAAAGACCCTGGTGATCATGGGAATCATTGCGCTGATTTTTGGCTTCAGTCTGGATCTGTCTGGGATTACACCGATCATCAAACGCATCAGCACCAGTTCGTTCGTGTTGGTTTCGGGAGGCTGGGTACTGTTGATTTTGGCTGCTGTATACTGGCTGGTGGATGTCAAAAACAATGTAAAATATGCCTGGATCTTTACGGTAGTCGGCATGAACGCCATATTTATCTACCTGTTCTTTGAAACGGTAGGTGTACAGTGGCTAAATGGCAAGGTGGCGATTTTTTCAGGCGATTTGTTACATCTGTTCTTAAATGTGCCCCTAAACGTAGCCGCAGTTGTATCGGCCCTAACAGTGCTGCTTGTCGAGTGGGTCCTGTGCTACTGGCTTTATCAGCGAAATATCTTTTTTAAACTATAG
- a CDS encoding phosphotransferase enzyme family protein — protein MNTIQNLFEITAKFRCHVDISTLKSYGTGHINDTYRLKNLATEEYDYLLQKINHNVFKNVPKLIENMCRVIAHLKKEMLISGEGDPEKEVMTLVATKEGPYFYQDSNGAYWRMCHFLKDTKTYDVVETEQQAYEGGKAFGKFQYMLCDLSADLMYEVIPDFHHIGKRLGQLEQARAEDPLGRVALVSEELKTIDASSGSMSYFQQEEQLLTLPRRVIHYDTKFNNVLLNLEDRAQCVIDLDTVMAGYVAYDFGDAIRTIINSTTEDEEELSNIKLNIPLFNAYTKGYMEQARLFINECELRSLMKGVLLLPYMQAVRFLTDYINGDRYYKIESTHHNLQRTRAQLKLLKELFEHSESMEDSIYTEARKHQLIKN, from the coding sequence TTGAACACTATACAAAATCTATTCGAAATTACTGCTAAGTTTAGATGTCATGTCGATATCTCTACGCTGAAATCTTATGGGACAGGACATATTAATGACACCTATCGTCTGAAAAATCTTGCGACAGAAGAGTATGATTACCTGCTTCAGAAGATCAACCATAATGTATTTAAAAATGTACCCAAACTCATAGAAAACATGTGCAGGGTGATTGCACATCTTAAAAAGGAAATGCTGATTTCAGGAGAGGGCGATCCTGAAAAAGAGGTGATGACGCTCGTTGCCACAAAAGAAGGCCCTTATTTTTATCAGGATAGCAATGGGGCATATTGGCGAATGTGCCATTTTCTAAAGGATACCAAGACCTACGATGTGGTAGAAACAGAGCAACAGGCTTATGAAGGTGGAAAAGCCTTCGGGAAATTCCAGTACATGCTTTGTGACCTCTCAGCTGACCTGATGTATGAGGTGATCCCTGATTTTCATCATATCGGGAAAAGGCTGGGACAGCTGGAGCAGGCAAGGGCTGAAGATCCGCTAGGCCGTGTTGCGCTCGTATCTGAGGAGCTGAAAACCATAGATGCCAGTTCTGGATCAATGTCGTATTTTCAACAGGAAGAGCAGCTGCTTACTTTGCCGAGACGTGTCATCCATTACGATACCAAATTCAATAATGTGCTGTTAAATTTAGAGGATAGGGCACAATGTGTGATCGATCTGGACACGGTAATGGCAGGCTATGTGGCTTACGACTTTGGCGACGCGATCCGCACGATCATCAATAGCACTACAGAGGATGAGGAGGAATTGTCCAACATCAAACTAAATATTCCATTGTTTAATGCCTATACCAAAGGGTATATGGAACAGGCCAGGCTATTCATTAACGAATGCGAACTGAGGTCTTTGATGAAAGGAGTGCTTCTGCTGCCTTACATGCAGGCCGTTCGGTTTCTGACGGATTATATCAATGGAGACCGTTATTACAAAATAGAATCCACACACCATAACCTTCAGCGGACCAGAGCACAGCTTAAATTACTGAAAGAGCTGTTTGAACATTCCGAATCTATGGAAGACAGCATTTACACAGAGGCCAGGAAACACCAGTTAATTAAAAATTAA